In Saccharomonospora marina XMU15, one genomic interval encodes:
- the otsB gene encoding trehalose-phosphatase: protein MSVTVDAGLHHAVLFDLDGVITDTASVHFAAWKKLFDDYLARLPPGSAAESSPFTEDDYRRFVDGRPRYDGVDAFLRSRGHPLPWGDPADPDDAETVCGLGNRKNRYFHQRLRTDGVRVFDSSVALVRRLQDSGIGTAVFSASRNCGPVLRAAGLGELFDVRVDGVVAAELGLPGKPDPAVLLEAARRVGAHPAHTVVVEDAEAGVAAGRRGGFALVVGVDRTEGTGHAEALRRLGADAVVPDLAEVRLRPRAETLARIPHALRSWDAAAGVLRGRDPAVFCDFDGTLSEIVPVPADAVLAEGLAPVLRRLARCCPVAVVSGRALADVRDRVDLPGIWYAGCHGFEIDGPNGEHFEYEAARDALPVLAESAGALRDRLATVPGALVEDKRFAVAVHYRNVEPDSVAEVLAAVREAGDRPGVRITGGRKVAELRPDIDWDKGTALWWLLDRLSDDAGRVLPVYAGDDLTDEDAFAAVRDRGLGIAVRGGQQGDRPSSAHVAVTDSGELQAVLTRVAELAESRGTGR, encoded by the coding sequence ATGTCGGTGACCGTCGACGCCGGACTGCATCACGCGGTGTTGTTCGATCTGGACGGGGTGATCACCGACACCGCATCGGTGCACTTCGCCGCATGGAAGAAGCTGTTCGACGACTACCTGGCGCGGTTGCCGCCCGGCAGCGCGGCCGAGAGCTCCCCGTTCACCGAGGACGACTATCGCCGGTTCGTGGACGGCAGACCCCGCTACGACGGCGTCGACGCCTTCCTGCGTTCCCGCGGCCACCCGCTGCCGTGGGGAGATCCAGCTGACCCCGATGACGCCGAGACGGTGTGCGGCCTGGGCAACCGCAAGAACCGCTACTTCCACCAGCGGCTGCGCACCGACGGGGTGCGCGTGTTCGACTCAAGCGTCGCCCTGGTGCGACGCCTGCAGGATTCGGGAATCGGCACGGCCGTGTTCTCGGCCAGCCGTAACTGCGGCCCGGTACTGCGGGCCGCGGGGCTGGGCGAGTTGTTCGACGTCCGGGTCGACGGGGTGGTGGCCGCCGAGTTGGGGTTGCCGGGCAAACCCGATCCGGCCGTGCTGCTGGAGGCGGCCAGGCGAGTGGGCGCGCACCCGGCGCACACCGTGGTTGTGGAGGACGCCGAGGCGGGGGTCGCCGCGGGCCGTCGCGGCGGTTTCGCGCTCGTGGTCGGCGTGGACCGCACCGAGGGCACCGGACACGCCGAGGCGCTGCGGCGCCTCGGCGCCGACGCGGTGGTGCCGGATCTGGCCGAGGTGCGCCTGCGTCCGCGCGCCGAGACGCTGGCGCGGATTCCGCACGCACTGCGGTCCTGGGACGCTGCCGCGGGCGTGCTGCGTGGCAGGGACCCGGCAGTGTTCTGCGACTTCGACGGGACCCTGTCCGAGATCGTGCCGGTTCCGGCCGATGCCGTGCTCGCCGAGGGGCTGGCGCCGGTGCTGCGGCGGCTCGCCCGGTGCTGTCCGGTGGCCGTGGTAAGCGGGCGTGCCCTCGCGGACGTACGCGATCGCGTGGACCTGCCGGGAATCTGGTACGCGGGCTGCCACGGTTTCGAGATCGACGGGCCGAACGGCGAGCACTTCGAGTACGAGGCGGCACGGGACGCGCTTCCCGTCCTCGCCGAGTCCGCAGGTGCGCTGCGCGACCGGCTCGCGACCGTGCCCGGTGCGTTGGTGGAGGACAAGCGTTTCGCCGTGGCGGTGCACTACCGCAACGTCGAACCGGACAGCGTCGCCGAGGTGCTCGCCGCGGTGCGCGAGGCCGGGGACCGGCCCGGGGTCAGGATCACCGGCGGGCGCAAGGTGGCCGAGCTTCGGCCCGACATCGACTGGGACAAGGGCACAGCGCTGTGGTGGTTGCTGGACCGGCTCAGCGACGACGCGGGCCGGGTGCTGCCGGTGTACGCGGGCGACGACCTCACCGACGAGGACGCCTTCGCCGCGGTGCGGGACCGGGGGCTGGGTATCGCCGTCAGGGGAGGGCAGCAGGGCGACCGGCCGTCGAGCGCACACGTCGCCGTGACCGACTCCGGTGAGCTCCAG
- the gap gene encoding type I glyceraldehyde-3-phosphate dehydrogenase, whose product MSEHRDRAGSPGRRERAGANGSGDREVAMPARVAINGLGRIGRATLRSVLAEPALEPVAVNDIASADNLAYLLRYDTVYGRAESGIEVSDSAILTQGKRITVVNEPDPARLPWQDLDIDLVFECTGAFRRTVDVVKHLDAGARRAILSAPAKDELTTVVPGVNSEQVAGERLVSCASCTTNCVAPVLEVLGRNLGVRKATMSTAHAYTSSQHLVDGPAGKRWRRGRAAAASIVPSTTGAAEAAARVLPALTDRFDGVALRVPVAVGSIADIVCLTERPTDAGQLNELFRAEAASERYSGVLGVSEEPIVSADVIADPRATIVDLTLTTVTDGDLVKVMAWYDNEWGYAQQLVRQALAMVGESATVR is encoded by the coding sequence ATGAGTGAGCATCGCGATCGGGCGGGTTCGCCCGGCCGCCGTGAGCGCGCGGGGGCGAACGGAAGCGGTGATCGGGAGGTGGCCATGCCCGCGAGGGTCGCGATCAACGGCCTCGGCCGCATCGGCCGTGCCACGCTACGGTCCGTGCTCGCCGAGCCCGCACTGGAGCCCGTGGCGGTCAACGACATCGCCTCCGCCGACAATCTGGCCTACCTGCTGCGCTACGACACCGTCTACGGCCGCGCGGAGTCCGGCATCGAGGTGTCCGACTCGGCCATTCTCACGCAGGGTAAGCGAATCACCGTGGTCAACGAGCCCGACCCGGCTCGGCTGCCGTGGCAGGACCTCGACATCGATCTGGTCTTCGAGTGCACGGGCGCGTTCCGCAGGACCGTCGACGTCGTCAAGCATCTCGACGCCGGAGCGCGCAGGGCGATCCTGTCCGCGCCCGCCAAGGACGAGTTGACCACGGTGGTGCCGGGAGTCAACTCCGAGCAGGTAGCTGGCGAGCGGCTGGTTTCCTGCGCGAGCTGCACCACCAACTGTGTGGCGCCGGTGCTGGAGGTGCTGGGCCGCAACCTCGGTGTCCGCAAGGCCACCATGTCGACGGCGCACGCCTACACCTCCAGCCAGCACCTCGTCGACGGGCCGGCAGGCAAGCGCTGGCGGCGAGGTCGGGCGGCCGCGGCGAGTATCGTGCCGAGCACCACGGGAGCGGCCGAGGCGGCCGCGCGGGTGCTGCCCGCGCTGACCGACCGGTTCGACGGGGTGGCGCTGCGGGTGCCGGTGGCTGTCGGTTCGATCGCCGACATCGTCTGCCTCACCGAGCGGCCCACCGACGCCGGGCAGCTCAACGAGCTGTTCCGCGCCGAAGCAGCGAGTGAGCGCTACAGCGGCGTGCTCGGTGTGAGCGAGGAGCCGATCGTGTCGGCCGATGTGATCGCCGACCCGCGCGCGACGATCGTCGACCTCACGCTGACCACGGTCACCGACGGTGACCTGGTGAAGGTGATGGCCTGGTACGACAACGAATGGGGCTACGCCCAGCAACTGGTCCGCCAAGCGCTCGCCATGGTCGGCGAATCCGCCACGGTGCGCTGA